A segment of the Synechococcus sp. CBW1002 genome:
GGAGCCTGTCGCGCATAGATCACCGCCCGCATGCTCCACAGACGCCCCTGAATCTGCCCAGATCTCAGTGGCTTCAATGGATCTGGTCGATAATATGGGGCATGAGCAAGCCCAAGACCTTCCGGCCCTGGACCCCGGGACAGACCAGCTTGATGCCACCGTCGCCGATCGACTGGCTGCCGAGTGATCACCTGGTGTTCTTCCTGCTGGAGCTGGTGGAGGAACTGGACTTTGCGCTGATCATGTCTCCCGCCCGGCAGAAGGATGCCCGCGGTGAGAAGGGGTATGACCCCAGGATGCTGACGCTGCTGTTGCTGTACGCCTATTGCATCGGTATTGCCTCGTCTCGCAAGATCGAGCGCTCCTGTTACGAGGAACTGACTTTCCGGGTGCTGACGGGCAACCAGCAGCCTGACAACAGCCGCATCAGCGAGTTCAGCCGTCGCAATCTCGATGTCCTCAAGGGTCTGTTCATTCAGATCCTTCGGCTCTGCCACATGGCCGGCATGGTGAGCCTGGGCCATGTGGCGCTCGATGCACCAAGGTTCAGGCCAATGCCTCCAAACACAAGGCAAAGCTCTCGGCTTCTGCGAAGCAGTTGAGCCACGAGCGGATGCTCAAGGCCGAGAAGCAGCTGGAGCAGGTGATCAGCGCCTTGATGTGCAAGGCTGAGATTCTCGATGCCCAAGAGGATCGACGCATACGGCAAGGGCAATCGCGGCAATGAGTTGCCGGATGAGTTGCGTCGTCGTCAGGACCGGCTGGCGAGGATTCGGCAGGCGCGCAAGGAGATGGAAGCAGAGACCGCTGCTGGTGCAGCGCGGCAGCGACAGGAGGAATCCGAGGAAGCCAGGGCCAGAGCGGCGGCTGCGCACGAGGTCGACACACCAGAGACAGAGCAGGCCAAGCTGAACAAGAAGGCAGAAACAGCAGCGGTCAAAGCCAAAGAGGCGAGGGAGAAGGCACTCGAGGCCGCAGAGATCGCTGGTGTGGAACCACCGGATCAGGAGCCTCTGGCGTCTGACGCGATGCCCAGGCGCGGCCTGCCCCGGAAGGCCGACGGCACACCCACCAGCAGGACCCAACGGAATTTCACAGATCCCGACAGCCATCTCATGCAGTCAGGCGGCACCTACCTGCAGGGCTACAACTGCCAGCTGGCGGTCGACAGTGACCACCAGGTGATCGTGGCGGTGGGCGTAAGCAACCAGCCCCCAGACGTGGGACATCTGGAGCCGATGTTGGAGCGCCTTGCCGCCAGCGCCGGTGCATTGCCGGATGTGATGACGATGGATGCGCGCTACTGGAGCGAAGACAACGCAGGTCACTGTGAGGACCCTGGCATTGACGCCTACATCGCCACCGGCCGGCTCCCCCACGGTCAGCCGCTACCGCCGAAACGCGGGCCGATGCCCAAGGATGCCGACGCCAAGGCCCGCATGGTCCGAAAGATCAGAAGCAAGAAGGGCTCCAGGATCTACGCCCAGCGCAAGGCGATCGTGGAGCCGGTGAACGGCCAGATCAAGCAAGCCAGGGGCCTGCGGCGCTTTTTGCTGCGGGGTCTGAAGAAGGTCGATGGTGAATGGCATCTGATCGCTGCCACACACAACCTGAGGTGGGTGCCTTTTATTGGACAGTTCCGGCCCCTGACATCGTTAACCCAGGACGGGTGGAACATGGTTCGGCCTCAGTGTAGACCGCGTGGGGAGTTTTGCCTCCAAGGGAACTGTGAGGTCTTACATGGCAATACCGCCACAGGAAGCGGGCCAGGCTGATTTCAGCGTCCCAGCCATCGCTGTATGCCCGTAGGTAGACCTCCTCGTACTTGACAGTCCTCCACAGCCGTTCAACAAGGATGTTGTCGTAGCACCGCTTTCTGCCGGACCAGCTGATCTGGATCCGCTCCCCTTTGAGTCTGGCCACAAAGTCAGCGGACGTGAACTGACAGCCTTGATCGGAGTGGAAGATCTCTGGCCTACGGCCGCCTCCCAAGGCCATCTCCAGGGCCTCCAGACAGAACTTCGTGTCAAGGCTGTTGGAGAGCCTCCAGCTGAGCACATGCCTGGAATGGAGATCCATGATCGCCACCAGATAGAGGAACCCTTTCTGCAGAGGGATGTAGGTGATGTCGGTCGCCCAGACCTGATCCACCGACGTGACCTGCGTGAGGTCCACCAGGCAGGGGAACCGCACGGACGGATCACCTGGAACCGTCGTCCGGGGCTTCTGGTAGATCGCCCGTAATCCCATGCGCCGCATGAGGTTTCGCACTCGATCTCGGCTGATCGGGATACCATCTTGGGCCAGATAGTCCACCATCCGGCGGCTGCCGCTGCAGGGATCCTCCAGGTAGAGAGCATCGATCCTGGCCATGATCCGCAGCGTCGATACACGGACCGGTGTCGGCCGGTAGTACAGCGTGGATCGAGGCAGCCCCAGCAGCGCACACTGCCTGCTGATGCTGAGCTCGGGGTGGTCGTGATCGACCAGCTTGCGCAGTTCACGGGCATCAGAGCAGTTGAGACTTTTTTTTGAGCCACTCCAGCTCCATCTGCAGCCGTCCGATCTGCTGGAACAGCTCCGCCTCCTTGGCCTGCCCCTCCTCCTTGTCCTTGGTCTTCTTGCCTCGGGTGAAGAGCTCGCTGGCACCGTCCAGGAGCTGCCGCTTCCACTGGCTCACCTGGATCGGGTGGATGGCGTGGTCGGCGGCGATCTCCTGGATCGTCTTGCGGCCACTGATCGCCTCCATGGCGACCCTGGCCTTGAACTCGGGGCTGTGGGTGCGGCGCTTGCTCATCGGTGGGAGCCCCTTTCAGGGGCGGTACCCCGCCTCAGAGGTTAACGATGGGGCCTGTCCAGAAAAGCCAGACCACCTCAACCTGCTCAAGTTGTTCCGGTTCAGGCGATCACAGCAGCTGGCGCTGGCGGCAACGACGGGATGAGGGGCAACGGCCTTGGCAAGCACGGCCAGGGCTGACTCAAACCCGCCTGAATGAAGCTGCTCAGCAGAAGAACAGTGCCGCTGGAGTTCACCTCAGCCACGGTTCGTCGTGGCCGGGGGGCCGCTGCTCTATTGGCAACAAACTCCTAGAAAGGTCGATGTAGATTCAGTTGCCCAGGAGGGCTTCAACAGAGGAAGACTTCTCGTTTTTTCCTGCTTTCAACCCTGGCGTACCAGGTGGTGAAACCCTAACGACTTGCGTTGATTGATCATAAACATAGGGAAGCAATGGAAGCGTTGCTTGCTGCATCCTGTATCGGTTTCGGATTGCCGGAGGCAGTTCTCGGATCGCCGCTTCAAGTTTCATGCGTCTCTCTCCTTCGCCTGGATGCGTAGAAGTTGCTGAAGTGCTTTTGTCATTCGTGTTTCTGTGAATGACATTCATTACATCCAGGCATGACTCCGGATTTATCCCGGCTTTTGCGATGTAATCAACTGCTACTGCGTCAGCTTCAAGCTCCTGATCCCTGGAAAAGCCCATTAGCTCAAGGCGGTACTCGTTTAAGTATTGGTCTATGTCTTTCTTGGTTCTCTTGACATATGATGCCCCAAGACCATTGAGTCCCTCCATCGCGGCCAAAGAGCGAGGTGCGTTGCTTTGCAGGGTTGAATAGTTGGCAGAAATATATCTCGCATACTCATTGGCTCCCATTGAGGATTCCGTCTGGAGAGACAGAGCAAGGTACTGATTGTTCATCGCTGCCTGATTCGCAAGTGAATAGTTTCCCATTCCTATATTAAGACCCGAGCTGAATGCATTCAATCCCATCGCGATCGCAGCCCAAGTCTGAGCACTTCGCTGAGCCGCATGAGCGTTTTTCACTGCACTCGTGATCTTCGCAGACGCCAAAGCATCGAGTTCTGAGCCCTTTGTGGAGATCTTCTTGGGATGGTCTAAGTTTACATGGGGACTCCTGAAAAATCCAGATCCATTGCGCCGCAGCTGGTCTCAAGCATGAGAAACCGCTAAAGTGGCCGTGAATCAGGCAATCCGTGATTGCCTTTACTCCTGATCGTTCCATATGTACCGGAGGCACAATAACGGTCAGATCTCAATCAAGGAGTTCCACCTGCCATTTGGCGGCACACTTGATCCCGAGAATCGCTGGGTTCAACTGGAGGGGCTGATCCCATGGGATGAGCTGGAAGAAACCTATGCCCCTCAATTCAGCGCCACAATTGGCGCTCCAGCCAAATCAGTGAGAATGGCCTTTGGTGCTCTCTACATCAAACAGAAGTTAGGGCTCACCGACGAAGAGACAGTCCATCAGATCAGAGAGAACGCCTATATTCAGTTCTTTCTCGGCTTTGCGGGCTACACAGCTAAGGCACCGTTTGATGCCTCGATGATGGTGCACTTTCGCAAGCGTTTTTCTGACGAGGATCTGCGCCGTATCAACGAGCTGGTGGTGCAGCGCGGCAAAGAGATCCTTCTGGAAGCACTTGCTCAGGCAGCAGACGATGACGACCATGATGATCGTGATTCCAGTGGAGGAGGCGCTCAGCTAGAACTTGATGCGTTGATCAAGCCTGCTGACTGGCCAGAAGGAAAGAATTGGGGCACTCTCACGATTGATGCCAGTTGCACTCCAGCCGACATCACCTATCCCAGAGACCTCAAGCTCCTCAACGAGGCTCGCACAACGACCGAGCGAGTCATTGATGATCTGTGCAGTCAGTCATCGGGATTCAGGAGACATCGACCTCGCTACGACCGTGGCCTTGCTCGTGCTCATTTCCTGAGAGTGGCGAAGCAAAAACGACCACGTCGCCGCAAAGTGAAGGCTGCCATTAAACATCAGCTTGGCTATGTGCGGCAGAATCTCAAGGCCATTGATGCTCTGATCGGCTGCGGGGCAAGGCTTTCCGAGCTTAAGAGGCATTGGTGGCAGAAGTTGTTGGCCTGCAGCGAGTTGGAGCGGCAACAGGGCCTTCTGCTCGCCTCTCAGACCAACAGCATTCCAGACCGCCTGGTGAATCTTGTGCAGACCCATATCCGCCCAATGGTGCGAGGCAAAGCACGTGCTGCGGTGGAGTTTGGAGCCAAAATCAGTGTTTCGGTTCAAAACGGCTTTCCGTTCTTGCACCGCATAAGCTGGAACCCCTACAACGAAGGAGAAGACCTTATCGCTCAGGCGGAAAAATACAA
Coding sequences within it:
- a CDS encoding transposase, whose protein sequence is MSKPKTFRPWTPGQTSLMPPSPIDWLPSDHLVFFLLELVEELDFALIMSPARQKDARGEKGYDPRMLTLLLLYAYCIGIASSRKIERSCYEELTFRVLTGNQQPDNSRISEFSRRNLDVLKGLFIQILRLCHMAGMVSLGHVALDAPRFRPMPPNTRQSSRLLRSS
- a CDS encoding transposase, which translates into the protein MQSGGTYLQGYNCQLAVDSDHQVIVAVGVSNQPPDVGHLEPMLERLAASAGALPDVMTMDARYWSEDNAGHCEDPGIDAYIATGRLPHGQPLPPKRGPMPKDADAKARMVRKIRSKKGSRIYAQRKAIVEPVNGQIKQARGLRRFLLRGLKKVDGEWHLIAATHNLRWVPFIGQFRPLTSLTQDGWNMVRPQCRPRGEFCLQGNCEVLHGNTATGSGPG
- a CDS encoding transposase, whose product is MSKRRTHSPEFKARVAMEAISGRKTIQEIAADHAIHPIQVSQWKRQLLDGASELFTRGKKTKDKEEGQAKEAELFQQIGRLQMELEWLKKKSQLL
- a CDS encoding M48 family metalloprotease; this encodes MNAFSSGLNIGMGNYSLANQAAMNNQYLALSLQTESSMGANEYARYISANYSTLQSNAPRSLAAMEGLNGLGASYVKRTKKDIDQYLNEYRLELMGFSRDQELEADAVAVDYIAKAGINPESCLDVMNVIHRNTNDKSTSATSTHPGEGERRMKLEAAIRELPPAIRNRYRMQQATLPLLPYVYDQSTQVVRVSPPGTPGLKAGKNEKSSSVEALLGN
- a CDS encoding IS5 family transposase yields the protein MYRRHNNGQISIKEFHLPFGGTLDPENRWVQLEGLIPWDELEETYAPQFSATIGAPAKSVRMAFGALYIKQKLGLTDEETVHQIRENAYIQFFLGFAGYTAKAPFDASMMVHFRKRFSDEDLRRINELVVQRGKEILLEALAQAADDDDHDDRDSSGGGAQLELDALIKPADWPEGKNWGTLTIDASCTPADITYPRDLKLLNEARTTTERVIDDLCSQSSGFRRHRPRYDRGLARAHFLRVAKQKRPRRRKVKAAIKHQLGYVRQNLKAIDALIGCGARLSELKRHWWQKLLACSELERQQGLLLASQTNSIPDRLVNLVQTHIRPMVRGKARAAVEFGAKISVSVQNGFPFLHRISWNPYNEGEDLIAQAEKYKLDTGSYPERICADRIYITAKNRHFCTRNGIRLSGKRLGRPPKDPDVTTAHKHQLRSDQARRNEVEGVFGSGKRKYSLDLIMARLPAGAESSISMAFVVMCAEKVLRLLRLFFVLLFGWIYSFFMAWSAIRAPEGICKPCF